From the genome of Halorussus caseinilyticus, one region includes:
- a CDS encoding carboxypeptidase-like regulatory domain-containing protein has translation MLPRNSDLDRRWPRRIGLLFAVAVVAAVVGVGLGGGVPGPPHRLYGTVTDQNGTALAGATVEVVYGGQTVATATANASGFYDVSVEDPDVDKSGETLALYVNGNSTGATTTWESAASERRDLTGTASNGTYNPTTTPTTTAATTTSTTTTTNGGSNGGGNPGGSNGGSPAGSENDATDPDRSTPGDDSTPDGTVSATGTEGPATNRTATTDPAPDATTASETPDATTTVGTTTDATTGEATGDATTFPDSPAVAAVGGAALFALGAAGAMGIQKLFG, from the coding sequence ATGCTTCCCCGAAACTCCGACCTCGACCGACGGTGGCCGCGCCGAATCGGACTCCTGTTCGCAGTCGCGGTCGTCGCCGCAGTCGTCGGCGTCGGTCTCGGCGGCGGCGTCCCCGGCCCGCCCCACCGACTCTACGGGACAGTCACCGACCAGAACGGCACCGCCCTCGCGGGTGCGACGGTGGAAGTCGTCTACGGCGGCCAGACGGTTGCCACCGCGACGGCGAACGCGAGCGGATTCTACGACGTGTCGGTCGAAGACCCCGACGTGGACAAGTCCGGCGAGACGCTCGCGCTCTACGTGAACGGTAACTCGACCGGCGCGACCACGACGTGGGAGTCGGCCGCCTCCGAGCGACGCGACCTGACCGGCACCGCGTCGAACGGCACGTACAATCCGACCACCACGCCGACGACTACCGCCGCGACGACCACCTCTACGACGACCACGACGAACGGAGGGTCGAACGGCGGCGGGAATCCGGGCGGGTCGAACGGCGGCAGTCCGGCCGGGTCGGAGAACGACGCGACCGACCCGGACCGCTCGACGCCGGGCGACGACTCGACGCCCGACGGCACGGTTTCGGCGACCGGAACCGAAGGCCCCGCGACGAACCGCACGGCGACGACCGACCCGGCACCCGACGCGACCACCGCCAGCGAGACGCCGGACGCGACGACGACCGTCGGCACGACCACTGACGCGACGACTGGCGAGGCGACCGGCGACGCCACGACGTTCCCCGACAGTCCGGCCGTCGCCGCGGTGGGAGGTGCCGCGCTGTTCGCGCTAGGTGCCGCGGGAGCGATGGGGATTCAGAAGCTCTTCGGGTAG
- a CDS encoding beta strand repeat-containing protein → MGRSRLRESLSVLLSVVLVVSVVASGTVVLTDTAQSRAENVGISASEIKAGNSFTVSYVDDSADDGSTMHVVLDTDGDGTYDAGDPKTTAPSDDDSLATSTTFSDTDGLDGTYSVYVYEGPDSLSTGTDLTTAGSATITIDGSPPWISEFNLTNPAGQQLKLTMVADERLQTHEADLSGPESATLTTFAETNGTGTYTYTATYNVSTDGDYTASLRTATDDFDNEVTTNQTLSDAVTVDTTPPTVESVETAVGAQRVRVVFSEGVTDATGGALTAADFTYDDANAAGAATISGVSHTAGTDAATLVLDAAVGPTDLGNDTIGPRTDAIFDAYDNPAGNATTELADTESPAAPLSASSRPVNASNHESYDLAVTLADDHEAGTLDVAVSDGSATVRASATVANRTDGDADPHTVSFTGLNLSTLADGQLSVEANLTDYGGNAAGATVATPTKDTTVPTVADASISNAPIGTYDVGTQQTVTVEFDETMATTDQPNVTISGLNRSYDVTGGGFADATTWTGTVSIADDDEDTQAAIRVADATDAEGNSLAPDASNTFRVNTTGPAKPEATRASDIDASNASDYAATVELVSGTDADEVRVRVGDGTNVVVANASVGATQTNVTVSGIDASSLADGSVTVESMTLDDGYPNIEGFVEETTVEKDTVAPSVSGVAIEGGGVNDSTAGTVQQVTVSFSEQLNTSRAPTVTVSGLNRSYAVTGGSYPDATTWTGTLTVADDEETTNATLTVADAADGVGNPIGANAHEFRVDTDTPSVSNLTVTNPADRQVAVSFESDQQLSAVGVTLDTPTGTVTLDRSDFAETGTGPYSYEATHGGSADGTYEAALDRAADDMGNDGAAGGTDATTVDVTGPTFAAASPAGTTVADNRTNVGVDISDATNAVNASSIELTVTDAEGTKLDAAGTGAAGVTFSGGRLAFDPAAAGVSFADGDVTVTAAANDSVGNRANATFSFRVDTTAPTFGDGSPNATVEDSRPAVNVSIDDATGVASSSLAVTVTDSAGTKLDAAGTAAPGVTFSGGRLAFDPAAAGVSLADGDVTVTVAANDTLDNRRTTTFSFRVDTPPDISGFDAAASGGNVTVSFDSTDQLTNVSVGVSGPNGTDTLATPAFGRSANGAGGYEYAASFDPGPDGEYDFRLDAATDPQGDGATGQTATAVVDRADPEPTGAWIRDADASSTTLTVEFSEPVDTSSLAAGDVSVQNATVTSVSGTASETTSVNVTVSGHVPTDDAPALSFDAGSYAEAVGDGSGGTGSPTNVHTLRMSLSAGENFVSVPAVEGNVSLAALDLTGVETVWTYDDNRWQSYDPDAPANDFSSLVGGKGYVFVANRETAIDVTVQNVADGPTRSERLEDGWNLVGHWEEGDRPAGDALGTVQASDVTVFAQRTDSTLDYRLVDLQTGTFESGEAYWVLVSENATYNTTSY, encoded by the coding sequence ATGGGTCGTTCGCGGCTACGCGAATCGCTGTCGGTCTTGCTCTCGGTCGTACTCGTCGTTTCCGTCGTCGCGTCCGGAACCGTCGTGTTGACCGACACCGCCCAGTCGCGCGCCGAGAACGTCGGCATCAGCGCGTCCGAAATTAAGGCCGGGAACTCCTTTACGGTCAGTTACGTGGACGACTCGGCGGACGACGGGAGTACGATGCACGTCGTCTTGGACACCGACGGCGACGGGACCTACGACGCTGGCGACCCGAAGACCACCGCGCCCTCCGACGACGACAGTTTGGCGACTTCCACGACGTTCTCCGACACCGACGGTCTCGACGGCACCTACTCGGTCTACGTCTACGAGGGACCCGACTCGCTCTCGACCGGTACCGACCTGACCACCGCCGGGTCCGCGACCATAACCATCGACGGGTCTCCGCCGTGGATTAGCGAGTTCAACCTGACCAACCCGGCGGGTCAGCAACTGAAACTGACGATGGTCGCCGACGAGCGACTCCAGACCCACGAGGCCGACCTCTCCGGTCCCGAGAGCGCGACCCTGACGACCTTCGCCGAGACGAACGGGACCGGGACGTACACCTACACCGCGACGTACAACGTCAGCACCGACGGTGACTACACCGCGAGTCTCCGGACCGCGACCGACGACTTCGACAACGAGGTCACGACCAACCAGACCCTCTCGGACGCCGTGACGGTGGACACCACCCCGCCGACCGTCGAGAGCGTCGAGACGGCGGTCGGCGCGCAGCGAGTTCGGGTCGTCTTCAGTGAGGGAGTGACCGACGCGACCGGCGGCGCGCTCACCGCCGCGGACTTCACCTACGACGACGCGAACGCGGCGGGCGCGGCGACGATTTCCGGCGTCTCCCACACCGCGGGGACCGACGCCGCAACCCTCGTCCTCGACGCCGCCGTCGGGCCGACCGACCTCGGCAACGACACGATTGGGCCGAGGACCGACGCGATTTTCGACGCCTACGACAACCCCGCGGGGAACGCGACGACCGAACTCGCCGACACCGAGTCGCCCGCCGCGCCCCTGTCGGCGTCGAGTCGCCCGGTCAACGCCAGCAACCACGAGAGCTACGACCTCGCGGTCACGCTGGCCGACGACCACGAGGCGGGCACCCTCGACGTGGCGGTTTCCGACGGGAGCGCGACGGTCCGCGCGAGCGCGACCGTCGCCAACCGGACCGACGGCGACGCCGACCCCCACACGGTGTCGTTTACGGGCCTGAACCTCTCGACGCTGGCCGACGGCCAACTCTCGGTCGAGGCGAACCTGACCGACTACGGCGGGAACGCCGCGGGCGCGACGGTAGCGACCCCGACGAAGGACACCACCGTGCCGACCGTCGCCGACGCGTCCATCAGCAACGCACCAATCGGCACCTACGACGTGGGGACTCAGCAGACCGTCACAGTCGAGTTCGACGAGACGATGGCGACGACCGACCAACCGAACGTCACCATCTCGGGCCTGAATCGGTCCTACGACGTGACCGGCGGAGGCTTCGCCGACGCGACCACGTGGACCGGCACGGTGAGCATCGCCGACGACGACGAGGACACCCAAGCGGCCATCAGGGTCGCCGACGCCACCGACGCCGAGGGCAACTCGCTCGCTCCCGACGCGTCGAACACCTTCCGGGTCAACACCACCGGCCCGGCCAAACCCGAGGCGACGAGGGCCAGCGACATCGACGCGAGCAACGCGAGCGACTACGCCGCGACGGTCGAACTCGTCTCGGGGACCGACGCCGACGAGGTGCGGGTCCGGGTCGGCGACGGGACGAACGTCGTCGTCGCCAACGCCAGCGTCGGCGCGACTCAGACCAACGTCACCGTCTCGGGCATCGACGCCTCGTCGCTCGCCGACGGGTCGGTGACTGTCGAGTCGATGACGCTGGACGACGGCTACCCCAACATCGAGGGGTTCGTGGAGGAGACGACCGTCGAGAAGGATACGGTCGCGCCGAGCGTCTCGGGGGTCGCAATCGAGGGCGGGGGTGTCAACGACTCCACTGCCGGGACCGTCCAGCAGGTCACGGTCTCGTTCAGCGAACAACTCAACACCTCGCGCGCGCCGACCGTCACCGTCTCGGGCCTGAATCGGTCCTACGCCGTCACCGGCGGAAGCTACCCCGACGCGACGACGTGGACCGGCACCCTCACCGTCGCCGACGACGAGGAGACGACCAACGCCACGCTGACCGTCGCCGACGCCGCCGACGGCGTGGGCAACCCGATTGGGGCAAACGCCCACGAGTTCCGGGTCGACACCGACACGCCGTCGGTGTCGAACCTGACCGTCACCAACCCGGCCGACCGGCAGGTCGCGGTGTCGTTCGAGAGCGACCAACAACTCTCGGCGGTCGGGGTGACGCTCGACACCCCGACCGGCACCGTGACGCTCGACCGCTCGGACTTCGCCGAGACCGGAACCGGCCCGTACAGCTACGAGGCGACCCACGGCGGGAGCGCCGACGGTACCTACGAGGCGGCCCTCGACCGGGCGGCCGACGACATGGGCAACGACGGCGCGGCCGGTGGGACCGACGCCACGACCGTAGACGTGACCGGCCCGACCTTCGCGGCGGCGTCACCCGCCGGGACCACCGTGGCCGACAACCGGACGAACGTCGGCGTCGATATTTCGGACGCGACCAACGCGGTGAACGCGAGTAGTATCGAACTCACCGTGACCGACGCCGAGGGGACGAAACTGGACGCGGCCGGAACTGGCGCGGCGGGCGTGACGTTCTCTGGCGGACGACTCGCGTTCGACCCGGCCGCCGCGGGCGTCTCGTTCGCCGACGGCGACGTGACCGTGACCGCGGCCGCAAACGACTCGGTGGGCAACCGCGCGAACGCCACCTTCTCGTTCCGGGTCGATACGACGGCCCCGACGTTCGGCGACGGGTCGCCGAACGCGACGGTCGAAGACTCCCGGCCCGCTGTCAACGTCTCCATCGACGACGCGACCGGAGTCGCGTCGTCGTCGCTCGCCGTGACCGTGACGGACTCGGCGGGGACGAAACTGGACGCCGCGGGAACCGCCGCGCCCGGCGTGACCTTCTCGGGCGGACGACTCGCGTTCGACCCGGCCGCCGCGGGCGTCTCGCTCGCCGACGGCGACGTGACCGTGACCGTGGCCGCCAACGACACGCTGGACAACCGGCGGACGACCACGTTCTCGTTCCGGGTGGACACCCCGCCGGACATCAGTGGGTTCGACGCCGCGGCGTCCGGGGGCAACGTGACCGTCAGCTTCGACTCCACCGACCAGTTGACGAACGTGTCGGTCGGCGTGTCGGGACCGAACGGGACCGACACGCTGGCGACTCCCGCGTTCGGCCGGTCGGCGAACGGAGCGGGCGGTTACGAGTACGCCGCGTCGTTCGATCCCGGACCCGACGGCGAGTACGACTTCCGACTCGACGCGGCGACCGACCCGCAGGGCGACGGCGCGACCGGCCAGACCGCGACGGCGGTCGTGGACCGGGCCGACCCCGAACCCACCGGCGCGTGGATACGCGACGCCGACGCCTCCTCCACGACGTTGACCGTCGAGTTCAGCGAACCCGTGGACACGAGTTCGCTCGCCGCGGGCGACGTGAGCGTCCAGAACGCGACCGTCACGAGCGTCTCGGGCACCGCGAGCGAGACCACGAGCGTCAACGTCACCGTCTCGGGCCACGTCCCGACCGACGACGCGCCCGCGCTCTCGTTCGACGCCGGAAGCTACGCCGAGGCGGTCGGCGACGGGAGCGGGGGCACCGGGTCGCCGACGAACGTCCACACGCTCCGGATGTCGCTGTCGGCGGGCGAGAACTTCGTCTCGGTCCCGGCGGTCGAGGGCAACGTCTCGCTGGCCGCACTCGACCTCACGGGCGTCGAGACGGTGTGGACCTACGACGACAACCGGTGGCAGAGCTACGACCCCGACGCGCCAGCTAACGACTTCTCGTCGCTCGTCGGCGGCAAGGGGTACGTCTTCGTGGCGAACCGCGAGACGGCAATCGACGTGACTGTCCAGAACGTCGCCGACGGGCCGACTCGCTCCGAGCGACTCGAAGACGGGTGGAACCTCGTGGGCCACTGGGAGGAGGGCGACCGACCGGCCGGGGACGCCCTCGGCACGGTGCAGGCCAGCGACGTGACGGTGTTCGCCCAGCGGACCGACTCGACGCTCGACTACCGACTCGTGGACCTCCAGACCGGGACGTTCGAGTCGGGCGAGGCCTACTGGGTCCTCGTCTCGGAGAACGCGACGTACAACACGACTTCCTACTGA
- a CDS encoding MFS transporter has protein sequence MNDDRLQFYALYLTRFASGFGFVTLLTLLPKYIALFGASGLVVGLFTTAFTGAQTLATVPLAWAGDRGDKRLVLVGVLGASVLSYVGFALVSTPAAESWHFILVRGLQGAAVTGSGLMSLALVGELSPPDQRANHIGKANSWRLAAGILGSLAAGALYRWGGFDAVYAVLVALLVPAMAGVWYLLDADETRIRGNPFAGLAFNRRLLTLTSFRAQYAVAVTLVRTWVPIYAGVSAAQGGLGYTAPLAVGVVLTAEKVTNMLCQPFTGRLSDRAGRSLFVFVGGGCYGLVALVVPFTPDIGTALDLPATFPVVGDLSAAFLPLLACNALLGVADSIREPASMALFADEGTDDGSVASSFGIRELVWRPGSVLAPMLGGALMTTNIDWVFFVGAAAAFSGVLTFLGVLSRNYGTRALTEW, from the coding sequence GTGAACGACGACAGACTCCAGTTCTACGCGCTCTATCTCACCCGGTTCGCGTCCGGGTTCGGGTTCGTCACGCTGTTGACGCTCCTGCCGAAGTACATCGCGCTGTTCGGGGCCTCCGGTCTCGTCGTCGGGTTGTTCACCACGGCGTTCACCGGCGCGCAGACGCTCGCTACCGTCCCGCTGGCGTGGGCGGGCGACCGGGGCGACAAGCGACTCGTCCTCGTGGGCGTCCTCGGCGCGAGCGTGCTGAGTTACGTCGGGTTCGCGCTCGTCTCGACGCCCGCCGCCGAGTCGTGGCACTTCATCCTCGTCCGGGGGCTACAGGGCGCGGCCGTCACCGGGTCGGGCCTGATGTCGCTGGCGCTCGTCGGCGAACTCTCGCCGCCCGACCAGCGCGCCAACCACATCGGGAAGGCCAACTCGTGGCGACTCGCGGCGGGCATCCTCGGAAGCCTCGCCGCGGGCGCACTCTACCGCTGGGGCGGGTTCGACGCCGTGTACGCCGTGCTGGTCGCGCTGTTGGTCCCCGCGATGGCCGGCGTCTGGTACCTGCTGGACGCCGACGAGACCCGCATCCGGGGCAACCCCTTCGCCGGACTCGCGTTCAACCGCCGACTCCTGACGCTGACCAGTTTCCGCGCCCAGTACGCCGTCGCGGTGACGCTCGTCCGGACGTGGGTCCCCATCTACGCGGGCGTCAGTGCCGCGCAGGGCGGACTGGGCTACACCGCGCCGCTCGCCGTCGGCGTCGTCCTCACGGCCGAGAAGGTGACGAACATGCTCTGTCAACCGTTCACCGGCCGCCTCTCGGACCGCGCCGGGCGCTCGCTGTTCGTCTTCGTCGGCGGCGGGTGCTACGGACTGGTCGCGCTGGTCGTCCCCTTCACGCCCGACATCGGGACGGCGCTCGACCTGCCCGCTACGTTCCCGGTCGTCGGCGACCTCTCGGCCGCTTTCCTCCCGCTTCTGGCCTGCAACGCTCTGCTCGGCGTGGCCGACAGCATCCGCGAACCCGCGAGTATGGCGCTGTTCGCCGACGAGGGAACCGACGACGGGAGCGTCGCGTCCAGTTTCGGCATCCGAGAACTCGTCTGGCGGCCGGGGAGCGTCCTCGCCCCGATGCTCGGCGGTGCGCTGATGACGACGAACATCGATTGGGTGTTCTTCGTCGGCGCGGCCGCCGCGTTCAGCGGCGTCCTGACGTTCTTGGGGGTCCTCTCCCGTAATTACGGGACGCGGGCGCTGACGGAGTGGTAG
- a CDS encoding AMP-binding protein — MAWHLTLDDESYEQARQNFEWDIPDDYNIARDALRKHDDPAGSVALFQAYPDGRRETYTFRDLDRASNRMANALADAGVEFGDRVAVVIPQKPQNPITHLACWKLGAISVPLSVLFGEEGLGYRLRHSGAKAVVADASVRETLEEVRADCPDLETVVEVDGEGENRAGENGEGDRPADWGDAIAFSEFVAGCSAERELADTDADTPAIIIYTSGSTGPPKGALHTHKVWLGHCPAFYMYFERDVVDETVAWTPADWAWIGALGDLVFPAWHYGRPVVGYPMGKFDAEQAFEIMEEFGVTDAFLPPTAIRMMMDVADPTDRYDLAVDAICSGGEPLTPEILDWADEELSGVVVNEIYGQTESNLPVVNCQDWFEARPGSMGKPVPGHDVAIVDDETGEVLPRGEPGQIAIRADGNPAQFEGYWNEPDKTESVRVGDWHLTGDIAVQDEEGYVWFKSRDDDLIITSGYRVGPGEVEKAVLEHPSVEQVGVVGVPDETRGEIIKAFVQPISGVSGDDGLREEIRDLVRDRLAKYEYPREIEFVESLPQTTTGKIQRRELRAREKAE; from the coding sequence ATGGCTTGGCATCTCACGCTCGACGACGAGAGCTACGAGCAGGCCCGGCAGAACTTCGAGTGGGATATTCCGGACGACTACAACATCGCCCGCGACGCCCTCCGGAAACACGACGACCCGGCCGGGAGCGTGGCGCTGTTTCAGGCGTACCCCGACGGGCGGCGCGAGACCTACACCTTCCGGGACTTGGACCGCGCGTCGAACCGGATGGCGAACGCGCTGGCCGACGCGGGCGTCGAGTTCGGCGACCGGGTGGCCGTCGTGATTCCACAGAAGCCACAGAACCCAATCACGCACCTCGCCTGTTGGAAACTCGGGGCGATTTCGGTCCCGCTGTCCGTGCTGTTCGGCGAGGAGGGACTGGGCTACCGACTCCGGCACAGCGGCGCGAAAGCGGTGGTCGCCGACGCCAGCGTCCGCGAGACGCTGGAGGAGGTCCGGGCGGACTGTCCGGACCTCGAAACCGTCGTGGAGGTGGACGGCGAGGGCGAGAACCGGGCGGGGGAGAACGGCGAGGGCGACCGACCGGCCGACTGGGGCGACGCGATAGCGTTCTCGGAGTTCGTCGCGGGTTGCTCCGCCGAGCGCGAACTCGCCGACACCGACGCCGACACGCCCGCCATCATCATCTACACCAGCGGTTCGACCGGCCCGCCGAAGGGCGCGCTCCACACTCACAAGGTGTGGCTCGGCCACTGCCCGGCGTTCTACATGTACTTCGAGCGCGACGTGGTGGACGAGACCGTGGCGTGGACGCCCGCGGACTGGGCGTGGATAGGCGCGCTCGGCGATTTGGTCTTCCCGGCGTGGCACTACGGCCGCCCGGTCGTGGGCTATCCGATGGGGAAGTTCGACGCCGAGCAAGCTTTCGAAATCATGGAGGAGTTCGGCGTGACCGACGCCTTCCTCCCGCCGACCGCGATTCGGATGATGATGGACGTAGCGGACCCGACCGACCGGTACGACCTCGCGGTGGACGCCATCTGCTCGGGCGGCGAACCGCTCACGCCCGAGATTCTGGACTGGGCCGACGAGGAGTTGTCGGGCGTCGTCGTCAACGAAATCTACGGCCAGACCGAGTCGAACCTCCCGGTGGTCAACTGTCAGGACTGGTTCGAGGCCCGACCGGGGAGCATGGGCAAGCCGGTTCCCGGCCACGACGTGGCAATCGTGGACGACGAGACGGGGGAAGTCCTCCCACGGGGCGAACCCGGCCAAATCGCAATCCGGGCGGACGGCAACCCCGCGCAGTTCGAGGGCTACTGGAACGAACCCGACAAGACCGAGAGCGTCCGCGTGGGCGACTGGCACCTGACCGGCGACATCGCAGTGCAGGACGAGGAGGGCTACGTCTGGTTCAAGTCCCGCGACGACGACCTCATCATCACCTCGGGCTACCGGGTGGGTCCCGGCGAAGTCGAGAAGGCCGTCCTCGAACACCCGAGCGTCGAACAGGTCGGCGTCGTCGGCGTCCCGGACGAGACCCGCGGCGAGATTATCAAGGCGTTCGTCCAGCCGATTTCCGGCGTCTCGGGCGACGACGGCCTGCGCGAGGAGATTCGGGACCTCGTGCGCGACCGACTGGCGAAGTACGAGTACCCCCGAGAAATCGAGTTCGTGGAGTCGCTCCCCCAGACCACGACGGGGAAGATTCAACGCCGAGAGCTACGGGCGCGAGAGAAAGCGGAGTGA
- a CDS encoding GNAT family N-acetyltransferase: protein MPGPVFLEGEDVTLRPVEREDMEFVQRWMNDPRIWRPALDIDPMNREQGEEFFENVLSNADDVKCLVCADGEPVGRVSLTGSQYGPDETSRSRSAELSYWVAPDEQGRGYGSDAAARMVRYAFEDRNLRRVGACVGSFNEASAALLESLGFEREGTRREAAWYRGEYHDMYCYGLLRDEWEAES, encoded by the coding sequence ATGCCCGGACCCGTCTTTCTGGAGGGCGAGGACGTGACCCTCCGCCCGGTCGAACGAGAGGACATGGAGTTCGTCCAGCGGTGGATGAACGACCCGCGAATCTGGCGGCCAGCCCTCGACATCGACCCGATGAACCGCGAGCAAGGCGAGGAGTTCTTCGAGAACGTGCTGTCGAACGCCGACGACGTGAAGTGTCTGGTCTGCGCCGACGGCGAGCCAGTCGGCCGGGTCTCGCTGACGGGGAGTCAGTACGGCCCGGACGAGACTTCCCGGTCGCGCTCGGCCGAACTCTCCTACTGGGTCGCGCCCGACGAGCAGGGACGGGGGTACGGGTCAGACGCCGCCGCCCGGATGGTCCGGTACGCCTTCGAGGACCGGAACCTCCGGCGGGTGGGCGCGTGCGTCGGGAGTTTCAACGAGGCGTCCGCGGCCCTGCTGGAGTCGCTGGGCTTCGAACGCGAGGGCACCCGGCGCGAGGCGGCGTGGTACCGCGGCGAGTACCACGACATGTACTGTTACGGCCTGCTCCGCGACGAGTGGGAAGCCGAGTCGTAG
- a CDS encoding ABC transporter ATP-binding protein, whose product MSLLELSDVDAAVEGFDVTHDLSLDVKEGEAVGLVGRNGAGKTTTFRSIMGLTEVLSGSIRYDGRELTEMDPDRIPELGLGYQPEDRKLFTGMSVDENFRLPIWTVGSDRGIDDEDAVVEDVYDVFSELDDRRDAKVENLSGGQAKMVSIGRALALQPDLLLLDEPLEGLAPVVVSNLKEHIRAINDRGIAVLVAESNVTHVPDIVDRIFVVERGEIVDSGDPEVLAEDEEIQELMQGSGNE is encoded by the coding sequence ATGAGTCTGCTCGAACTCTCGGACGTGGACGCCGCCGTCGAGGGGTTCGACGTGACCCACGACCTGAGCCTCGACGTGAAGGAGGGCGAGGCGGTCGGACTCGTCGGGCGCAACGGCGCGGGCAAGACCACGACGTTCCGTTCCATCATGGGCCTGACGGAGGTCCTGAGCGGGTCGATTCGCTACGACGGCCGGGAACTCACGGAGATGGACCCCGACCGGATTCCCGAACTCGGACTGGGCTACCAACCCGAGGACCGGAAGCTGTTCACCGGCATGAGCGTGGACGAGAACTTCCGCCTACCCATCTGGACGGTCGGAAGCGACCGGGGAATCGACGACGAGGACGCCGTGGTCGAGGACGTGTACGACGTGTTCTCGGAACTCGACGACCGGCGGGACGCGAAGGTCGAGAACCTGAGCGGCGGGCAGGCCAAGATGGTCTCCATCGGCCGGGCGCTGGCGCTCCAACCCGACCTGCTCCTGCTTGACGAACCGCTGGAGGGACTGGCCCCCGTGGTGGTCTCGAACCTCAAGGAACACATCCGGGCCATCAACGACCGGGGCATCGCGGTGCTGGTCGCCGAGTCGAACGTCACCCACGTCCCGGACATCGTGGACCGCATCTTCGTGGTCGAACGCGGCGAAATCGTGGACAGCGGCGACCCCGAAGTGCTGGCCGAGGACGAGGAGATTCAGGAACTGATGCAGGGGAGCGGCAACGAGTAG
- a CDS encoding ABC transporter ATP-binding protein, with protein MLEAKGLRKSFGKVLATDDVTVEFGREAGEMVFIVGPNGAGKTTLVNLLTGRLDPDEGRVLLDGDDVTGMASQRRVHEGLVRSFQVVKLFEEMTVRENLRTAVLSERGLTSSMFSLRDEHAEVESRVEDLLARFGLTDEADAVAEELPHGTRKLLDVAMSFGLDPNYLLLDEPTAGVSTSEKEYVIDTIADVSKEQGVTTVTIEHDMDIVTEYADRVIALHQGQVHGEGPPTMIETDDELRRLLLGVEE; from the coding sequence ATGTTGGAAGCGAAAGGTCTCCGGAAGTCGTTCGGCAAGGTACTGGCGACCGACGACGTGACCGTCGAGTTCGGCCGCGAGGCGGGCGAGATGGTCTTCATCGTCGGTCCGAACGGAGCGGGCAAGACGACGCTCGTCAACCTGCTCACGGGGCGTCTCGACCCCGACGAGGGGAGGGTGTTGCTCGACGGCGACGACGTGACCGGGATGGCCTCCCAGCGGCGGGTCCACGAGGGACTCGTCCGGAGCTTTCAGGTCGTCAAGCTGTTCGAGGAGATGACGGTCCGCGAGAACCTCCGGACCGCGGTGCTGTCCGAGCGCGGACTCACGTCGAGCATGTTCAGCCTGCGCGACGAACACGCCGAAGTCGAGTCGCGGGTCGAGGACCTGCTGGCGCGGTTCGGCCTGACCGACGAGGCCGACGCGGTGGCCGAGGAGTTGCCCCACGGCACCCGGAAGTTGCTGGACGTGGCGATGTCGTTCGGTCTCGACCCGAACTACCTCCTGCTGGACGAACCCACCGCGGGCGTCTCGACCAGCGAGAAGGAGTACGTCATCGACACCATCGCGGACGTGAGCAAAGAGCAGGGAGTGACCACCGTGACCATCGAACACGACATGGACATCGTGACCGAGTACGCAGACCGGGTTATCGCGCTCCATCAGGGGCAGGTCCACGGCGAGGGACCGCCGACGATGATAGAGACAGACGACGAACTCCGCCGCCTCCTGTTGGGGGTCGAAGAATGA